The following coding sequences are from one Raphanus sativus cultivar WK10039 unplaced genomic scaffold, ASM80110v3 Scaffold0717, whole genome shotgun sequence window:
- the LOC108860728 gene encoding uncharacterized protein LOC108860728 isoform X1, whose product MTDAHTARTIVGIIGNMISFGLFCAPIPTMVKIWKMKSVSEFKPDPYVATVLNCMMWTFYGLPFVQPDSLLVITINGTGLFMELVYVTIFFIFATSPIRRKITIAMMIEVIFMAVVIFCTLYFLPTTKQRSMLIGIMCIVFNVIMYASPLTVMKLVIKTKSVKYMPLFLSLASFMNGVVWVIYACLKFDPYILKKRDRPSAVKEFPRMPVQKFPVPELKDDGTLRFPWAARMDPATRNLYRAATPTFRLDGTPQVTIPSQVLRLGPENKKEYIIGHFHRCSLPPGGLIHAVVNRLWGRTCKIGCRKLSESSYMFHIPHDSTRQWVIQRGVWHVDDCLLFVSPWKPVSSFNVPDVSTIPVWVNLKNVPDSCYSRLGLSHIASGLGEPMQTHKPRLDPSCLGEAKLLVEVELDKPFPKQIALDDKQGNIFLVDVEYTWIPSVCGRCGHLGHKEKRCLLPAVQLSVGTKNSLEDLPAEEPQAEMERVLDQPTVALNQLVLPAENVESSLISTEETQEELIEQTLESTPESGIKHVQSQPSIEPKDSSTPVNNITYSKVHIANGSKSTFTSSSLADTQSAPTNEIIMEEIPSPVIVLESNLVSVDNSFVLPYSPVHGSPLITQYACNEQDDERGYMSDVTANLNMSRGGRPIKPLQKFQDMEWKTVRGRGKRGRRGRGNYLPSS is encoded by the exons ATGACGGACGCCCACACTGCCCGGACGATCGTCGGAATCATCG GAAACATGATATCTTTCGGCTTGTTCTGCGCTCCAAT ACCAACGATGGTGAAGATATGGAAGATGAAATCGGTGTCGGAATTCAAGCCAGATCCATACGTAGCTACGGTTTTGAACTGCATGATGTGGACTTTTTACGGACTTCCTTTTGTACAACCCGATAGTCTCCTCGTCATTACCATTAATGGAACTGGTCTTTTCATGGAGCTCGTCTATGTaaccatcttcttcatcttcgcTACCTCGCCTATCCGC AGAAAGATCACAATAGCTATGATGATTGAGGTGATATTCATGGCGGTGGTGATCTTCTGCACATTATACTTTCTGCCTACAACAAAACAGAGATCCATGCTTATTGGGATCATGTGCATTGTTTTCAATGTTATCATGTATGCTTCTCCTTTAACCGTCATG AAACTTGTGATAAAGACAAAGAGTGTGAAGTACATGCCGCTCTTTCTGTCATTAGCCAGCTTCATGAACGGAGTCGTTTGGGTCATTTATGCTTGTCTGAAATTCGATCCCTATATTTTG aagaaaagagaccGACCAAGTGCTGTCAAGGAGTTTCCTCGAATGCCGGTTCAGAAGTTTCCTGTTCCTGAGCTTAAGGATGATGGAACACTAAGGTTTCCGTGGGCAGCTAGAATGGACCCTGCTACCAGGAATCTTTATCGAGCAGCTACGCCAACCTTTCGTTTGGATGGTACTCCTCAGGTAACAATACCCTCTCAGGTGCTTCGATTAGgaccagaaaataaaaaagagtatATCATTGGCCACTTCCATCGCTGTTCCCTACCTCCTGGAGGTTTAATCCATGCGGTAGTAAATAGATTGTGGGGAAGAACCTGTAAAATAGGTTGCCGTAAGCTAAGCGAGTCCTCTTACATGTTCCACATACCTCATGATTCAACTCGTCAGTGGGTAATTCAAAGAGGCGTATGGCATGTTGATGACTGCTTATTATTTGTTTCGCCTTGGAAACCAGTTAGCTCGTTCAATGTCCCTGATGTTTCAACAATTCCGGTGTGGGTTAACCTTAAAAATGTTCCCGATAGTTGCTATTCAAGATTGGGTCTCAGCCACATAGCATCAGGACTTGGTGAGCCTATGCAAACGCATAAACCTCGACTTGATCCGAGTTGTTTAGGAGAAGCAAAGTTGTTGGTTGAAGTAGAACTTGATAAACCTTTTCCAAAGCAAATTGCCTTAGATGATAAACaaggtaatatttttttggtggaTGTTGAGTATACATGGATTCCAAGTGTTTGTGGCAGATGTGGACATTTGGGACACAAGGAGAAAAGATGTTTACTTCCAGCGGTTCAACTGAGTGTGGGAACAAAGAACTCACTTGAAGATTTACCTGCTGAAGAACCTCAGGCTGAAATGGAAAGGGTACTAGATCAGCCTACTGTTGCATTAAATCAATTGGTGTTACCAGCTGAAAATGTGGAGTCGAGTTTGATCTCAACTGAAGAAACACAAGAAGAACTTATAGAGCAGACTTTGGAATCTACTCCAGAAAGTGGTATTAAACATGTGCAGTCACAACCGAGCATTGAGCCTAAGGATTCCTCTACTCCAGTAAACAACATCACTTACTCTAAGGTACACATAGCCAATGGCTCCAAATCTACATTCACTTCATCATCATTAGCAGACACACAATCTGCTCCAACTAATGAAATTATTATGGAAGAAATTCCATCCCCTGTTATTGTTCTTGAATCCAACTTGGTTTCAGTGGACAATTCATTTGTCCTTCCTTACTCTCCTGTACATGGCAGTCCTCTTATCACTCAATATGCTTGTAATGAGCAAGATGATGAAAGAGGATATATGAGTGATGTTACGGCAAATCTCAACATGTCACGAGGTGGAAGGCCAATAAAACCACTTCAAAAGTTTCAAGATATGGAATGGAAAACAGTAAGAGGAAGAGGTAAGAGGGGTCGTCGAGGCCGTGGGAACTATCTTCCATCTTCTTAG
- the LOC108860728 gene encoding bidirectional sugar transporter SWEET5 isoform X3 — protein MTDAHTARTIVGIIGNMISFGLFCAPIPTMVKIWKMKSVSEFKPDPYVATVLNCMMWTFYGLPFVQPDSLLVITINGTGLFMELVYVTIFFIFATSPIRRKITIAMMIEVIFMAVVIFCTLYFLPTTKQRSMLIGIMCIVFNVIMYASPLTVMKLVIKTKSVKYMPLFLSLASFMNGVVWVIYACLKFDPYILKKRDRPSAVKEFPRMPVQKFPVPELKDDGTLRFPWAARMDPATRNLYRAATPTFRLDGTPQIPNGLGSISGIVQLILYATYYKTTNWNDEDDDKEKGFSNAEIELGRA, from the exons ATGACGGACGCCCACACTGCCCGGACGATCGTCGGAATCATCG GAAACATGATATCTTTCGGCTTGTTCTGCGCTCCAAT ACCAACGATGGTGAAGATATGGAAGATGAAATCGGTGTCGGAATTCAAGCCAGATCCATACGTAGCTACGGTTTTGAACTGCATGATGTGGACTTTTTACGGACTTCCTTTTGTACAACCCGATAGTCTCCTCGTCATTACCATTAATGGAACTGGTCTTTTCATGGAGCTCGTCTATGTaaccatcttcttcatcttcgcTACCTCGCCTATCCGC AGAAAGATCACAATAGCTATGATGATTGAGGTGATATTCATGGCGGTGGTGATCTTCTGCACATTATACTTTCTGCCTACAACAAAACAGAGATCCATGCTTATTGGGATCATGTGCATTGTTTTCAATGTTATCATGTATGCTTCTCCTTTAACCGTCATG AAACTTGTGATAAAGACAAAGAGTGTGAAGTACATGCCGCTCTTTCTGTCATTAGCCAGCTTCATGAACGGAGTCGTTTGGGTCATTTATGCTTGTCTGAAATTCGATCCCTATATTTTG aagaaaagagaccGACCAAGTGCTGTCAAGGAGTTTCCTCGAATGCCGGTTCAGAAGTTTCCTGTTCCTGAGCTTAAGGATGATGGAACACTAAGGTTTCCGTGGGCAGCTAGAATGGACCCTGCTACCAGGAATCTTTATCGAGCAGCTACGCCAACCTTTCGTTTGGATGGTACTCCTCAG ATTCCAAATGGTCTTGGATCAATATCAGGAATAGTACAACTTATACTATATGCAACTTACTACAAAACAACAAACTGGAACGATGAAGATGACGATAAAGAAAAGGGTTTCTCAAATGCTGAAATAGAGCTTGGTCGAGCTTGA
- the LOC108859307 gene encoding rac-like GTP-binding protein ARAC10 has protein sequence MCVEIKSMASSASKFIKCVTVGDGAVGKTCMLICYTSNKFPTDYIPTVFDNFSANVVVEGTTVNLGLWDTAGQEDYNRLRPLSYRGADVFVLSFSLISRASYENVFKKWIPELQHFAPGVPLVLVGTKLDLREDKHYLADHPGLSPVTTAQGEELRKLIGATYYIECSSKTQQNVKAVFDSAIKEVIKPVIKQKEKTNKKKKQKSSHGCLSNVLCGRIVTRH, from the exons ATGTGTGTTGAGATTAAGTCGATGGCTTCAAGTGCTTCAAAGTTCATAAAATGTGTGACCGTTGGTGATGGCGCCGTTGGCAAAACCTGTATGCTCATCTGCTACACCAGCAACAAATTCCCTACT GACTACATACCAACAGTTTTTGACAACTTTAGTGCAAACGTTGTAGTTGAAGGCACCACTGTGAACCTAGGGCTATGGGACACTGCTG GGCAAGAAGACTATAATAGATTAAGGCCTTTGAGTTACAGAGGAGCAGATGTTTTCGTCCTGTCTTTCTCTTTGATCAGCCGAGCTAGCTACGAGAATGTTTTTAAAAAG TGGATCCCTGAACTCCAACACTTTGCCCCAGGAGTTCCATTAGTCCTTGTTGGTACCAAATTAG ATCTTCGTGAAGATAAGCATTATTTGGCTGACCATCCTGGACTATCCCCTGTAACTACTGCACAG GGAGAGGAATTGCGTAAGCTAATTGGCGCAACATATTACATTGAATGTAGCTCAAAAACTCAACAG AATGTGAAAGCAGTTTTTGATTCAGCGATCAAGGAAGTGATCAAACCGGTGATTAAACAAAAGGAAAAGACcaataaaaagaagaagcaaaagtcTAGTCATGGGTGTTTATC AAATGTTCTGTGTGGGAGGATAGTGACTCGGCATTGA
- the LOC130502869 gene encoding nucleobase-ascorbate transporter 6-like: MAGGGAPAPKADEPQPHPPKDQLPNISYCITSPPPWPEAILLGFQHYLVMLGTTVLIPTALVPQMGGGYEEKAKVVQTILFVAGINTLLQSLFGTRLPAVIGASYTFVPTTISIILSGRFSDTSNPIDRFERIMRATQGALIVASTLQMILGFSGLWRNVVRFLSPISAVPLVGLVGFGLYEFGFPGVAKCIEIGLPELLILVFVSQYLPHVIKSGKNVFDRFAVIFAVVIVWIYAHLLTVGGAYNGAAPTTQTSCRTDRAGIVGAAPWIRVPWPFQWGAPSFDAGEAFAMMMASFVALVESTGGFIAVSRYASATMLPPSILSRGVGWQGVAILISGLFGTGAGSSVSIENAGLLALTRVGSRRVVQIAAGFMIFFSVLGKFGAVFASIPAPIIAALYCLFFAYVGAGGLSFLQFCNLNSFRTKFILGFSVFLGLSIPQYFNEYTAIKGYGPVHTGGRWFNDMVNVPFSSEPFVAGMVAFFLDNTLHKKDSSIRKDRGKHWWDKFRSFKGDTRSEEFYSLPFNLNKYFPSV; encoded by the exons ATGGCGGGAGGTGGAGCTCCAGCACCGAAAGCAGACGAACCTCAACCTCATCCTCCTAAAGATCAGCTTCCTAACATCTCTTACTGCATCACCAGTCCCCCTCCTTGGC CTGAAGCGATTCTTCTTGGCTTTCAACATTACCTTGTCATGCTCGGCACTACTGTTCTCATTCCCACTGCTCTTGTTCCCCAGATGGGAGGTGGTTAT gaagAGAAGGCAAAGGTGGTCCAGACTATTCTCTTCGTTGCCGGCATCAACACCTTGCTCCAATCTCTTTTCGGCACCAGGCTCCCTGCTGTTATCGGAGCTTCTTACACTTTTGTGCCTACCACCATTTCCATCATCCTCTCTGGCAGATTCAGTGATACCTCTAACCCTATTGAT CGCTTTGAGAGGATTATGCGAGCAACCCAAGGCGCCTTGATTGTTGCTTCAACCCTACAGATGATTCTCGGTTTCAGTGGCCTCTGGCGTAATGTTGTCAG GTTCTTAAGTCCTATTTCAGCTGTTCCACTGGTGGGTCTCGTTGGGTTTGGGCTATACGAGTTTGGTTTCCCAGGG GTTGCTAAATGCATAGAGATTGGACTCCCTGAGCTTCTTATCCTAGTATTTGTCTCACAG TATCTGCCTCATGTGATCAAATCAGGGAAAAATGTGTTTGACCGCTTTGCTGTAATATTCGCGGTGGTGATTGTATGGATCTATGCTCACCTTCTCACAGTTGGTGGGGCATACAATGGTGCTGCACCCACTACACAAACAAGTTGCCGGACTGATCGTGCTGGCATCGTAGGTGCTGCCCCGTG GATAAGAGTTCCATGGCCTTTCCAGTGGGGTGCTCCTTCGTTTGATGCTGGAGAAGCTTTTGCAATGATGATGGCTTCTTTTGTTGCTCTTGTTGAG TCAACCGGTGGTTTCATCGCTGTCTCAAGATATGCAAGTGCAACGATGTTGCCACCTTCTATTCTCAGCCGTGGTGTTGGCTGGCAG GGAGTCGCAATTCTGATATCAGGGTTGTTTGGTACTGGTGCTGGGTCCTCTGTCTCTAT AGAAAATGCTGGACTATTAGCCTTGACAAGAGTTGGTAGTAGAAGAGTTGTCCAGATAGCTGCAGGCTTCAtgatcttcttctctgttctCG GAAAATTCGGAGCTGTGTTTGCGTCAATCCCTGCACCCATCATTGCTGCTTTATACTGTCTCTTCTTTGCCTACGTTGGAGCTGGAGGATTGAGTTTTCTTCAGTTCTGCAACTTAAACAGCTTCAGGACTAAGTTCATCTTAGGCTTCTCTGTCTTTCTTGGCTTGTCAATCCCTCAGTACTTCAATGAGTACACTGCGATCAAAGGCTATGGTCCGGTCCACACAGGCGGTCGTTGG TTCAACGATATGGTAAATGTCCCGTTCTCATCAGAACCTTTTGTTGCTGGCATGGTGGCCTTCTTCTTGGACAACACACTGCACAAGAAAGATTCATCGATAAGGAAAGACAGAGGAAAGCATTGGTGGGACAAGTTTAGATCTTTCAAAGGTGATACAAGAAGTGAAGAGTTCTACTCTCTTCCTTTCAACCTCAACAAGTATTTCCCTTCTGTctag
- the LOC108860728 gene encoding uncharacterized protein LOC108860728 isoform X2, which yields MTDAHTARTIVGIIGNMISFGLFCAPIPTMVKIWKMKSVSEFKPDPYVATVLNCMMWTFYGLPFVQPDSLLVITINGTGLFMELVYVTIFFIFATSPIRRKITIAMMIEVIFMAVVIFCTLYFLPTTKQRSMLIGIMCIVFNVIMYASPLTVMKLVIKTKSVKYMPLFLSLASFMNGVVWVIYACLKFDPYILKKRDRPSAVKEFPRMPVQKFPVPELKDDGTLRFPWAARMDPATRNLYRAATPTFRLDGTPQVTIPSQVLRLGPENKKEYIIGHFHRCSLPPGGLIHAVVNRLWGRTCKIGCRKLSESSYMFHIPHDSTRQWVIQRGVWHVDDCLLFVSPWKPVSSFNVPDVSTIPVWVNLKNVPDSCYSRLGLSHIASGLGEPMQTHKPRLDPSCLGEAKLLVEVELDKPFPKQIALDDKQGNIFLVDVEYTWIPSVCGRCGHLGHKEKRCLLPAVQLSVGTKNSLEDLPAEEPQAEMERVLDQPTVALNQLVLPAENVESSLISTEETQEELIEQTLESTPESGIKHVQSQPSIEPKDSSTPVNNITYSKIPNGLGSISGIVQLILYATYYKTTNWNDEDDDKEKGFSNAEIELGRA from the exons ATGACGGACGCCCACACTGCCCGGACGATCGTCGGAATCATCG GAAACATGATATCTTTCGGCTTGTTCTGCGCTCCAAT ACCAACGATGGTGAAGATATGGAAGATGAAATCGGTGTCGGAATTCAAGCCAGATCCATACGTAGCTACGGTTTTGAACTGCATGATGTGGACTTTTTACGGACTTCCTTTTGTACAACCCGATAGTCTCCTCGTCATTACCATTAATGGAACTGGTCTTTTCATGGAGCTCGTCTATGTaaccatcttcttcatcttcgcTACCTCGCCTATCCGC AGAAAGATCACAATAGCTATGATGATTGAGGTGATATTCATGGCGGTGGTGATCTTCTGCACATTATACTTTCTGCCTACAACAAAACAGAGATCCATGCTTATTGGGATCATGTGCATTGTTTTCAATGTTATCATGTATGCTTCTCCTTTAACCGTCATG AAACTTGTGATAAAGACAAAGAGTGTGAAGTACATGCCGCTCTTTCTGTCATTAGCCAGCTTCATGAACGGAGTCGTTTGGGTCATTTATGCTTGTCTGAAATTCGATCCCTATATTTTG aagaaaagagaccGACCAAGTGCTGTCAAGGAGTTTCCTCGAATGCCGGTTCAGAAGTTTCCTGTTCCTGAGCTTAAGGATGATGGAACACTAAGGTTTCCGTGGGCAGCTAGAATGGACCCTGCTACCAGGAATCTTTATCGAGCAGCTACGCCAACCTTTCGTTTGGATGGTACTCCTCAGGTAACAATACCCTCTCAGGTGCTTCGATTAGgaccagaaaataaaaaagagtatATCATTGGCCACTTCCATCGCTGTTCCCTACCTCCTGGAGGTTTAATCCATGCGGTAGTAAATAGATTGTGGGGAAGAACCTGTAAAATAGGTTGCCGTAAGCTAAGCGAGTCCTCTTACATGTTCCACATACCTCATGATTCAACTCGTCAGTGGGTAATTCAAAGAGGCGTATGGCATGTTGATGACTGCTTATTATTTGTTTCGCCTTGGAAACCAGTTAGCTCGTTCAATGTCCCTGATGTTTCAACAATTCCGGTGTGGGTTAACCTTAAAAATGTTCCCGATAGTTGCTATTCAAGATTGGGTCTCAGCCACATAGCATCAGGACTTGGTGAGCCTATGCAAACGCATAAACCTCGACTTGATCCGAGTTGTTTAGGAGAAGCAAAGTTGTTGGTTGAAGTAGAACTTGATAAACCTTTTCCAAAGCAAATTGCCTTAGATGATAAACaaggtaatatttttttggtggaTGTTGAGTATACATGGATTCCAAGTGTTTGTGGCAGATGTGGACATTTGGGACACAAGGAGAAAAGATGTTTACTTCCAGCGGTTCAACTGAGTGTGGGAACAAAGAACTCACTTGAAGATTTACCTGCTGAAGAACCTCAGGCTGAAATGGAAAGGGTACTAGATCAGCCTACTGTTGCATTAAATCAATTGGTGTTACCAGCTGAAAATGTGGAGTCGAGTTTGATCTCAACTGAAGAAACACAAGAAGAACTTATAGAGCAGACTTTGGAATCTACTCCAGAAAGTGGTATTAAACATGTGCAGTCACAACCGAGCATTGAGCCTAAGGATTCCTCTACTCCAGTAAACAACATCACTTACTCTAAG ATTCCAAATGGTCTTGGATCAATATCAGGAATAGTACAACTTATACTATATGCAACTTACTACAAAACAACAAACTGGAACGATGAAGATGACGATAAAGAAAAGGGTTTCTCAAATGCTGAAATAGAGCTTGGTCGAGCTTGA
- the LOC108859922 gene encoding uncharacterized protein LOC108859922: MLVEVYIYEANKLVYSLKVQNLISVSPLLTKQQHLFLSDTAMEIVQSDPAHDPETRYLPRCCSCFPSFRSRSSTAVGYSSWGRIRTVDDNHGVDRGDEPPWWKRAALKIREWSEIVAGPRWKTFIRRFNRDPRRGRGWDAGEKFQYDPLSYSLNFDDDDEEDEYVGLGGFRSFSTRYASVPVSSGKAPALTPPNEILES, from the coding sequence ATGTTAGTAGAAGTGTATATATATGAAGCCAATAAGTTGGTTTACAGCTTAAAGGTTCAAAATCTTATTTCAGTTTCACCACTATTGACCAAACAACAACATCTCTTTCTCTCAGATACGGCCATGGAAATTGTGCAATCGGACCCAGCCCACGACCCGGAAACCCGGTACCTTCCACGTTGCTGCTCCTGTTTCCCCAGCTTCCGATCAAGAAGCTCCACAGCCGTTGGATACTCCTCCTGGGGAAGAATCCGGACCGTTGATGATAATCACGGCGTTGACCGCGGAGACGAGCCGCCGTGGTGGAAACGGGCGGCTCTGAAGATCCGAGAATGGTCTGAGATCGTAGCTGGTCCACGCTGGAAGACTTTCATTCGGCGATTCAACCGCGATCCGCGTCGCGGCCGCGGTTGGGACGCCGGCGAGAAGTTTCAGTACGATCCTCTGAGTTACTCTCTGAATttcgacgacgacgacgaggaGGACGAGTACGTCGGTTTGGGTGGATTCCGGAGCTTCTCCACTCGCTACGCTTCCGTTCCGGTCTCCTCTGGGAAAGCTCCGGCGTTGACGCCGCCGAACGAGATATTGGAGAGTTAG
- the LOC108861905 gene encoding uncharacterized protein LOC108861905, which yields MGNCQAVETATAVLERPDGKSERFYCTVSASEVIKSHPGHHVALLISSSVPNGGSLRVTRIKLLRPSDNLLLGHVYRLISSEEVMKGLRAKKSEKMKKVHGEFSVEEEEINPLTLRSESAFFDKDSQRRIHEKQRRIKTGAANKVRAWQPSLQSIAEATS from the exons ATGGGGAACTGTCAGGCGGTGGAGACGGCAACGGCGGTGTTAGAACGACCAGACGGCAAGTCAGAGAGATTTTACTGTACAGTGAGCGCAAGCGAGGTGATTAAGTCTCATCCCGGTCACCACGTTGCTCTCCTCATCTCCTCCTCCGTACCTAACGGGGGCTCTCTCCGCGTCACCCGAATCAAACTACTCCGTCCTTCCGACAACCTCTTGCTCGGCCATGTGTATAGACTCATCTCTTCTGAAG aGGTGATGAAAGGATTAAGAGCCAAGAAGTCTGAAAAGATGAAGAAGGTCCATGGAGAGTTTTCAGTTGAAGAAGAGGAGATTAATCCACTGACTCTAAGATCTGAATCTGCTTTTTTTGACAAAGACTCTCAG AGAAGGATACATGAAAAGCAGAGACGGATAAAGACAGGAGCTGCCAACAAAGTTAGAGCTTGGCAGCCTTCTCTTCAAAGCATAGCAGAAGCTACAAGCTAA